From one Paeniglutamicibacter psychrophenolicus genomic stretch:
- a CDS encoding TadA family conjugal transfer-associated ATPase, whose translation MSTPEPTGNPAATGTPARSPARGRRRWAAAAPVQARAADPRVLEEIRSRAMDTAGGLTEIDLAAAVRASGSVMGAASSTEMLRSLSDDIHGLGVLERLAQVPGTTDILIDATGRVWVDGRAGLHASELEFTDPAAIRALAVRLAAAGGRRLDDAAPFVDVSLGNYRIHAVLPPISTGGPLLSIRIKSNSNQKLDTLVTDPDWLAALEAVVAAKLNFLVSGGTGAGKTTLLAAMLGRVPGNQRIIVVEDSAELAPSHPHLVGLQARGGNVEGAGEIGLQALVRQALRMRPDRLVVGECRGAEVREFLGAMNTGHEGAAGTLHANSVAAVPARLAAMGALASMDAAATALQAASALDVLIHVRRDPATGARAPVQLGRLVLTDAGTLAVHLIHEQGSDSVDPDALAWFRSRLGAAGETSPW comes from the coding sequence ATGAGCACCCCGGAACCGACGGGAAACCCGGCAGCCACCGGCACGCCGGCGCGAAGCCCCGCCCGTGGAAGGCGGCGCTGGGCGGCCGCGGCACCCGTGCAGGCCCGGGCCGCCGACCCGAGGGTGCTCGAGGAGATCCGCAGCCGGGCAATGGACACGGCCGGCGGTCTCACCGAGATCGACCTGGCCGCCGCGGTGCGCGCCTCGGGCAGCGTGATGGGGGCCGCTTCCAGCACCGAGATGCTGCGCAGCCTCAGCGATGACATCCACGGGCTCGGGGTCCTCGAACGTCTCGCCCAGGTACCGGGCACCACCGACATCCTCATCGACGCCACCGGCCGGGTATGGGTCGACGGCAGGGCCGGGCTGCACGCCTCCGAGCTGGAGTTCACCGACCCGGCAGCGATCCGCGCGCTGGCGGTGCGCCTGGCCGCCGCCGGGGGACGGCGGCTGGACGACGCCGCTCCCTTCGTCGATGTGTCGCTGGGCAACTACCGCATCCACGCGGTGCTGCCCCCGATTTCCACCGGCGGCCCGCTGCTGTCCATCCGCATCAAGTCCAACAGCAACCAGAAGCTGGACACCCTGGTCACCGACCCGGACTGGCTCGCGGCCCTGGAGGCCGTCGTCGCGGCGAAATTGAACTTCCTGGTCTCCGGCGGCACCGGGGCAGGCAAGACCACCCTGCTGGCCGCGATGCTGGGGCGGGTGCCGGGAAACCAGCGGATCATCGTGGTCGAGGACTCCGCGGAGCTCGCCCCTTCCCACCCGCACCTGGTCGGGCTGCAGGCGCGCGGCGGCAACGTCGAGGGCGCCGGCGAAATCGGGTTGCAGGCCCTGGTGCGCCAGGCGCTGCGCATGCGCCCGGACCGGCTGGTGGTCGGGGAATGCCGGGGAGCGGAGGTGCGCGAGTTCCTCGGCGCCATGAACACCGGGCACGAGGGGGCCGCCGGCACGCTGCACGCCAACTCCGTGGCGGCGGTTCCCGCACGGCTCGCGGCGATGGGCGCACTGGCGTCCATGGACGCCGCGGCCACCGCGCTGCAGGCGGCCAGCGCCCTGGATGTGCTCATCCATGTGCGGCGGGACCCCGCCACCGGGGCCAGGGCGCCGGTCCAGCTGGGCCGGCTGGTCCTCACCGATGCCGGGACGCTGGCGGTGCACCTGATCCACGAACAGGGCTCCGATTCCGTCGACCCCGATGCCCTGGCGTGGTTCCGCTCCCGCCTTGGGGCCGCCGGGGAAACGAGCCCGTGGTGA
- the nth gene encoding endonuclease III produces MAREETALGRKRRARKINRILAETYPYAVAELDFTNAFELLVATVLSAQTTDVRVNAITPALFAAYPDPLAMSQAEPAALQELIRSTGFFRAKANSLLALSTRIVDEYDGEVPGRLEDLITLAGVGRKTANVVLGNAFGVPGITVDTHFIRLARRFGWTSETDPVKIEHEVGALFEPADWTMLSHRVVFHGRRICLARKPACGACPLTTLCPAYGEGETDEAKAAKLLKYELAPGRGELLEKMRAGATRRELRAQGYGLEA; encoded by the coding sequence ATGGCACGCGAAGAGACGGCGCTGGGGCGCAAGCGCCGGGCGCGGAAGATCAACCGGATCCTGGCCGAGACCTACCCGTACGCGGTCGCGGAACTGGACTTCACCAACGCCTTCGAGCTGCTGGTGGCCACGGTGCTCTCGGCCCAGACCACCGACGTGCGGGTCAACGCGATCACCCCGGCGCTCTTTGCCGCCTACCCCGATCCGCTGGCCATGAGCCAGGCCGAGCCCGCGGCGCTGCAGGAGCTGATCCGTTCCACCGGGTTCTTCCGCGCCAAGGCGAACTCGCTGCTGGCCCTGTCCACCCGGATCGTCGACGAATACGACGGGGAGGTGCCCGGGCGGCTCGAGGACCTCATCACGCTGGCCGGGGTGGGGCGCAAGACAGCCAACGTGGTGCTCGGCAACGCGTTCGGGGTCCCGGGGATCACCGTGGACACCCACTTCATCCGCCTCGCGAGGCGCTTTGGCTGGACGAGCGAAACGGACCCGGTGAAGATCGAGCACGAGGTCGGTGCGCTCTTCGAGCCGGCGGACTGGACCATGCTCAGCCACCGGGTGGTCTTCCACGGCCGGCGCATCTGCCTGGCCCGCAAGCCCGCCTGCGGCGCCTGCCCGCTGACCACGCTCTGCCCCGCCTACGGGGAGGGCGAGACCGACGAGGCCAAGGCCGCCAAGCTGCTCAAGTACGAACTGGCGCCGGGCCGCGGGGAACTGCTGGAAAAGATGCGCGCCGGGGCCACCCGCCGCGAGCTGCGCGCGCAAGGATACGGACTGGAAGCATGA
- a CDS encoding type II secretion system F family protein yields MIPALLAVLLAGAAVWIFTGAGSLPRGRSRDRSASALLQRSGAPAPAGAAAGSGAEGPAEPLPLVLEMCATLLESGLPIRSVLRIIGTNVPGYASLLLVSRALDLNVGWERAWGRGAGPARELEQALRLTRLSGAPAAALLRSAAASARKRGVREAEARGAEFGIKLVIPLGLCALPAFICLGVVPVVISLLPSF; encoded by the coding sequence GTGATTCCCGCACTTCTCGCGGTGCTCCTGGCCGGTGCCGCGGTGTGGATCTTCACCGGTGCCGGGTCCCTGCCGCGGGGCCGGTCCAGGGACCGGTCCGCGTCCGCTCTCCTGCAGCGCAGCGGCGCGCCGGCCCCGGCCGGTGCCGCTGCCGGTTCCGGCGCCGAAGGCCCCGCGGAACCACTTCCGCTGGTGCTGGAAATGTGCGCCACGCTGCTCGAATCCGGGCTGCCGATCCGCTCGGTGCTGCGGATCATCGGCACCAACGTCCCTGGGTACGCCTCGCTGCTGCTGGTCTCCCGCGCACTGGACCTGAACGTCGGATGGGAGCGCGCCTGGGGCCGGGGTGCGGGGCCGGCACGCGAACTGGAGCAGGCGCTGCGCCTGACCCGGCTCTCCGGCGCCCCGGCAGCTGCCCTGCTGCGTTCGGCCGCGGCCTCCGCCCGCAAGCGCGGTGTCCGGGAGGCCGAGGCCCGCGGCGCCGAGTTCGGGATCAAGCTGGTGATCCCGCTGGGGCTCTGCGCGCTGCCGGCCTTCATCTGCCTCGGCGTGGTGCCCGTGGTGATCTCCCTGCTCCCGAGCTTCTAG
- the ssd gene encoding septum site-determining protein Ssd: MNEQRRFVARLPGADPRNLQLPALRAARAQARTPSPDAAPVPSTPDASVNPAAVVNLNLPVIPAGNRPAELARCILFSRDVELAQVLAAVAVGAGVQLLPCRDAARVAEHRDEVILVGQDCVAEIDARLAASTLVLTGREEHQDVLWRAAATCPGARVAVLPQAAAWLGEYLGELGLHSGRAHTTIVAGAGGGAGTSTFAALLAATATLDGHRTLLLDADPHSPGLWPVLRAREPDGLGWEDLQHARGQLSPGQLAEILPLSAGTAVLSWVRNPGCFTPSEALLTEVLAASRRIYERIVIDAGHLTGVPASMAALANTRLLLLSARPGNGAAGTAARLGEHAANWRLVLTGKLASGTDTRALALLTGVELGGYFAPARRIERCAADGALMNALAHRPLRRAVARLGGQPDTALGQAA, encoded by the coding sequence ATGAATGAACAGAGAAGATTTGTGGCCCGGCTGCCCGGGGCCGACCCGCGAAACCTGCAGCTTCCGGCGCTGCGGGCGGCCCGGGCGCAGGCACGGACCCCATCGCCGGATGCCGCCCCGGTGCCCTCGACCCCCGACGCGTCGGTGAACCCTGCCGCGGTGGTGAACCTCAACCTGCCGGTGATCCCTGCCGGGAACCGGCCGGCGGAACTGGCCCGCTGCATCCTGTTCAGCCGCGACGTGGAGCTGGCGCAGGTGCTGGCCGCGGTCGCCGTGGGAGCCGGGGTGCAGCTGCTGCCGTGCCGGGACGCCGCACGGGTGGCCGAACACCGCGACGAGGTGATCCTGGTGGGGCAGGACTGCGTCGCGGAAATCGATGCCAGGCTTGCCGCCTCCACGCTGGTGCTCACCGGCCGGGAGGAGCACCAGGACGTGCTGTGGCGTGCTGCCGCCACCTGCCCCGGGGCCCGGGTGGCGGTGCTGCCGCAGGCCGCCGCATGGCTGGGCGAATACCTCGGGGAGCTGGGCCTGCATTCGGGGCGCGCCCACACCACCATCGTTGCCGGGGCCGGCGGCGGGGCGGGGACCTCGACCTTTGCCGCCCTGCTGGCCGCGACGGCCACGCTGGACGGGCACCGGACGTTGCTGCTGGATGCCGACCCGCACTCGCCCGGGCTCTGGCCGGTGCTGCGGGCCCGCGAACCGGACGGCCTGGGCTGGGAGGACCTGCAGCACGCCCGCGGCCAGCTTTCCCCGGGCCAGCTCGCCGAGATCCTCCCGCTGTCGGCGGGCACCGCGGTGCTCTCCTGGGTGCGGAACCCGGGCTGCTTCACGCCCTCCGAGGCCCTGCTCACCGAGGTGCTGGCCGCCTCCCGGCGTATCTACGAACGCATCGTGATCGACGCCGGACACCTCACCGGGGTCCCCGCGTCCATGGCCGCGCTGGCCAACACCCGGCTGCTGCTGCTATCCGCGCGGCCCGGGAACGGAGCGGCGGGAACCGCGGCGCGGCTGGGGGAGCACGCCGCGAACTGGCGGCTGGTCCTCACCGGGAAGCTGGCCTCCGGGACGGACACCCGAGCCCTTGCCCTGCTCACCGGCGTGGAGCTGGGCGGGTACTTCGCCCCGGCCCGGCGCATCGAACGATGCGCGGCGGACGGGGCGCTGATGAACGCGCTGGCGCACCGCCCGCTGCGCCGCGCGGTCGCCAGGCTCGGCGGCCAACCCGATACGGCCCTGGGGCAGGCGGCATGA
- a CDS encoding bifunctional 3'-5' exonuclease/DNA polymerase encodes MATHSISQPEPEAGSATAVVQLVDAEGTALIPPVQVYGNQLPAVVAELEATRRPRWVFDSVHAWYPGLLAAGVRIERAHDVRLVRAILRNAPYAVPGEYLTAIGREADPANAAPAHLLPPARVPENQGELFSEPKDSTGALENVLAEFLAQRAAVPDSERGARLGLLLAAESAGALIAAEMTHAGVPWDVEEHHRLLHEALGERVPAGVRPPRMEELAGQLRALLDAPTLNPDSPAELLKAMNRAGIAVANTRAWELTEIKHPVIEPLLAYKKIARLATANGYAWVDRWVHGGRFRPEYIVGGVVTGRWASHGGGALQIPHQVRSAVRADPGKVLVVADAAQLEPRILAALSRDTALAAAATARDLYQGIADAGFGGDRAHAKVAMLGAMYGATSGESGRLMPKLKATYPKAVGLVEWAAAQGEAGAGVSTFLGRGTPEAPEGWLKSRSRASTEAEQRAVEAEGRSRGRFTRNFIVQGTAAEWALCWMGELRRRMNAGKAAGVDTGELVFFLHDEIMLHVPAAQARTVVDLVHESARSASELLFGKIPVDFPVTAVIVDSYDQAK; translated from the coding sequence GTGGCCACCCACTCCATCTCCCAGCCCGAACCCGAAGCCGGTTCCGCCACCGCGGTGGTCCAATTGGTCGACGCGGAAGGCACCGCGCTCATCCCGCCCGTGCAGGTCTACGGCAACCAGCTTCCAGCCGTGGTCGCGGAGCTGGAGGCCACGCGGCGGCCGCGCTGGGTCTTCGACTCGGTGCACGCCTGGTACCCGGGGCTGCTGGCCGCCGGCGTGCGCATCGAACGCGCCCACGATGTGCGGCTGGTCCGCGCCATCCTGCGCAACGCGCCCTATGCGGTGCCAGGGGAATACCTGACGGCCATCGGCCGGGAAGCGGATCCGGCCAACGCCGCCCCGGCACACCTCTTGCCGCCTGCACGGGTTCCGGAGAACCAGGGCGAGCTGTTTTCCGAGCCCAAGGACAGCACCGGCGCGCTGGAAAACGTGCTCGCCGAGTTCCTGGCCCAGCGTGCCGCGGTGCCGGATTCCGAGCGCGGGGCCCGGCTGGGCCTGCTGCTGGCGGCCGAGTCCGCCGGGGCGCTGATCGCCGCGGAAATGACCCACGCCGGGGTGCCCTGGGACGTGGAAGAGCACCACCGGCTGCTGCACGAGGCGCTGGGTGAGCGCGTTCCGGCCGGGGTGCGTCCGCCGCGCATGGAGGAACTGGCCGGGCAACTCCGCGCCCTGCTCGATGCCCCGACGCTGAACCCCGATTCCCCGGCCGAGCTGCTCAAGGCCATGAACCGGGCGGGCATCGCGGTGGCCAACACGCGGGCCTGGGAGCTGACGGAGATCAAGCACCCGGTCATCGAGCCGCTGCTGGCCTACAAGAAGATCGCCCGGCTGGCCACCGCCAACGGCTACGCCTGGGTGGACCGCTGGGTGCATGGGGGGCGTTTCCGCCCCGAATACATCGTCGGCGGGGTGGTCACCGGTCGCTGGGCGTCCCACGGCGGCGGGGCGCTGCAGATCCCGCACCAGGTCCGCTCGGCCGTGCGCGCCGATCCCGGCAAGGTGCTGGTGGTCGCAGATGCCGCGCAGCTGGAGCCGCGGATCCTGGCCGCGCTCTCGCGCGACACCGCGCTCGCGGCGGCCGCAACGGCCCGGGACCTGTACCAGGGGATTGCCGATGCAGGGTTCGGCGGGGACCGGGCGCACGCCAAGGTCGCGATGCTCGGGGCGATGTACGGGGCCACCAGCGGCGAATCCGGCCGGCTGATGCCCAAGCTCAAGGCCACCTACCCCAAGGCCGTGGGCCTGGTCGAATGGGCCGCGGCACAGGGCGAGGCCGGGGCGGGCGTTTCAACGTTCCTGGGCCGCGGAACCCCAGAGGCACCCGAAGGGTGGCTGAAGTCCAGGTCGCGCGCCTCCACGGAGGCCGAGCAGCGCGCGGTGGAGGCCGAGGGCCGCTCGCGCGGGCGCTTCACCCGCAACTTCATCGTCCAGGGCACCGCCGCGGAGTGGGCGCTGTGCTGGATGGGCGAGCTGCGCCGGAGGATGAACGCGGGCAAGGCGGCCGGGGTGGACACCGGCGAGTTGGTGTTTTTCCTGCACGACGAGATCATGCTGCACGTCCCGGCGGCGCAGGCCCGCACCGTGGTGGATCTGGTGCACGAGTCGGCCAGGTCCGCCTCCGAGCTGCTCTTCGGGAAGATCCCCGTGGACTTCCCGGTCACCGCGGTCATCGTCGATTCCTACGACCAGGCCAAATAG
- a CDS encoding type II secretion system F family protein: MSPALAVLAVLLAGAAPWLWLGGGNAGGRRLPMPPGRPGSQPHDAPAGRPSRRTLRTRRERTNHAADTEEYAKFLRQLAALLRAGTGPAAAFGLLAELWAQGTTGTANDLCSGASRALAQVHTGGTLQQGLAAHAATHPGNRRLWTRLAWCLAICEESGAALAELLDTLAEDAETAADMHRALHSALAGPRATSRLLTFLPGIGLGLGQLLGINPLAVLTTHPAGRIALVAGACLWLGNRFWCGRMLRAITNKVPS, encoded by the coding sequence GTGAGCCCGGCCCTCGCCGTCCTGGCCGTGTTGCTGGCAGGTGCCGCCCCCTGGCTGTGGCTCGGCGGCGGGAACGCCGGGGGCCGGCGGCTGCCGATGCCGCCCGGTCGCCCGGGGAGCCAGCCACACGATGCCCCCGCCGGCAGGCCATCGCGCCGCACCCTGCGCACCCGCCGCGAACGCACCAACCACGCGGCCGACACCGAGGAATACGCGAAGTTCCTGCGCCAGCTCGCCGCGCTGCTGCGTGCCGGGACCGGCCCTGCCGCCGCCTTCGGGCTGCTCGCCGAGCTCTGGGCCCAGGGCACCACCGGCACCGCAAACGACCTGTGCTCCGGGGCAAGCCGCGCACTGGCCCAGGTGCACACCGGCGGAACGCTGCAGCAGGGCCTGGCTGCCCACGCCGCCACCCACCCGGGCAACCGGCGGCTGTGGACGCGGCTGGCCTGGTGCCTGGCGATCTGCGAGGAATCCGGGGCGGCGCTCGCGGAGCTGCTCGACACCCTGGCCGAGGACGCGGAAACCGCCGCCGACATGCACCGGGCCCTGCACTCCGCGCTCGCCGGACCGCGCGCCACCAGCAGGCTGCTGACCTTCCTGCCCGGAATCGGGCTGGGCCTGGGCCAGCTGCTGGGCATCAACCCGCTGGCGGTCCTCACCACGCATCCCGCCGGGCGCATCGCGCTGGTGGCAGGTGCCTGCCTGTGGCTGGGCAACCGCTTCTGGTGCGGCAGGATGCTGCGAGCCATCACCAACAAGGTGCCCTCGTGA
- a CDS encoding DUF4244 domain-containing protein — translation MDNHMTDAAPGHIDLHRGTEPTPAALADEEGSTTAEFAIVTLAAVAFAGLLVSILSSGDVRGLLMGLIRQALSF, via the coding sequence ATGGACAACCACATGACCGACGCAGCACCCGGACACATCGACCTGCATCGGGGCACCGAGCCGACTCCCGCGGCACTGGCCGACGAGGAAGGCAGCACCACCGCCGAATTCGCCATCGTCACCCTGGCCGCGGTGGCCTTCGCCGGGCTGCTGGTGAGCATCCTCTCCAGCGGCGACGTGCGCGGATTGCTGATGGGCCTGATCCGCCAGGCCCTGTCCTTCTAG
- a CDS encoding TadE family type IV pilus minor pilin, with product MARHSQAGSATAEVAVLLPAVAILLAVVAGAGAVGGQQVRIQQAASAAARELARGTLASEAIGTAHRIAGDRISVSTGESGGYGHVVIRAAVDLPLLGDIELRAEANARTEQQP from the coding sequence ATGGCCAGGCATTCGCAAGCCGGTTCCGCCACCGCCGAGGTGGCGGTGCTGCTGCCCGCGGTGGCCATCTTGTTGGCCGTGGTCGCCGGGGCCGGTGCCGTGGGCGGCCAGCAGGTTCGCATCCAGCAGGCCGCCAGTGCCGCGGCCCGGGAACTGGCCCGCGGGACCTTGGCCTCCGAGGCCATCGGCACCGCCCACCGCATTGCCGGGGACCGGATCAGCGTGAGCACCGGCGAATCCGGCGGCTACGGGCACGTGGTCATCCGGGCCGCGGTGGACCTGCCGCTGCTCGGGGACATCGAATTGCGGGCCGAAGCCAATGCACGCACGGAGCAG
- a CDS encoding NUDIX hydrolase, which translates to MSVRTELLEMIAAKAHLVGNGIQDATKMPETWVFNPLDPETARHAAVLILFGRLDDVPATSAVKSVHEDLDVLFVTRADTLRKHAGQVAFPGGKVDPEDQDAIAAALREAREETGLDPDGVEILGVLPDTELPITNFIVTPVIGWWHAPSEVFVVDTAESSTVFRAPVADLLDPARRVSSVIERDGRRFSAPAFDVDGGFIWGFTGILMDRIFNDLGWTVPWDEGREVSIQVGGRRNP; encoded by the coding sequence ATGAGCGTACGCACGGAATTGCTGGAGATGATCGCGGCCAAGGCGCACCTGGTGGGCAACGGAATCCAGGACGCGACGAAGATGCCCGAGACCTGGGTGTTCAACCCGCTGGACCCCGAAACGGCCAGGCACGCGGCGGTGCTGATCCTCTTCGGGCGGCTCGACGACGTGCCGGCGACCAGCGCGGTGAAGTCGGTGCACGAGGATTTGGACGTGCTCTTCGTGACCCGGGCGGACACGCTGCGCAAGCACGCCGGGCAGGTCGCCTTCCCCGGCGGCAAGGTCGACCCGGAGGATCAGGACGCGATCGCCGCGGCCCTGCGCGAGGCCCGCGAGGAGACCGGGCTCGACCCCGACGGGGTGGAGATCCTGGGCGTGCTGCCAGATACGGAGCTGCCCATCACCAACTTCATCGTCACCCCGGTCATCGGCTGGTGGCACGCGCCCTCGGAGGTTTTCGTGGTGGACACCGCGGAGTCCTCCACGGTCTTCCGCGCGCCGGTGGCCGACCTGCTGGATCCCGCCCGCCGGGTCTCCTCGGTGATCGAGCGCGACGGGCGGCGCTTCTCCGCACCGGCCTTCGACGTGGACGGCGGTTTCATCTGGGGCTTCACCGGGATCCTGATGGACCGGATCTTCAACGACCTGGGCTGGACCGTGCCCTGGGACGAGGGCCGCGAGGTCTCGATCCAGGTCGGCGGGCGTCGGAACCCCTGA